One Molothrus aeneus isolate 106 chromosome 6, BPBGC_Maene_1.0, whole genome shotgun sequence genomic window carries:
- the ASCL3 gene encoding achaete-scute homolog 3, whose protein sequence is MQNLMDGKSYCNLICAEAQHIQLARPFCADPLVTFHVYPEAPSQVPLAEDLAFLPFMSEHLITETFYSEPCPFPYQMPHSSLHKSEYSYGSAFIRKRNERERQRVKCVNEGYAKLRHHLPKEYLEKRLSKVETLRAAIKYIRDLQSVLCTDSGVAGKGVTEPNQAPKATNKPAQLLETI, encoded by the coding sequence ATGCAGAACCTGATGGATGGCAAAAGCTACTGTAACCTCATCTGTGCTGAGGCTCAGCACATCCAGCTGGCAAGGCCTTTCTGTGCAGACCCACTGGTCACGTTTCACGTGTACCCAGAAGCACCAAGCCAGGTCCCTTTGGCCGAAGATTTGGCATTCCTGCCTTTCATGTCAGAGCATCTCATCACAGAGACCTTCTACAGCGAGCCCTGCCCCTTTCCCTACCAAATGCCCCATTCCAGTCTCCACAAAAGTGAGTACTCCTATGGCTCAGCTTTCATCAGGAAGAGGAATGAGAGGGAAAGGCAGCGTGTTAAGTGTGTCAATGAAGGCTATGCCAAGCTGAGGCACCACCTGCCCAAGGAGTACTTGGAGAAACGGCTCAGCAAAGTGGAGACCCTGCGTGCTGCCATAAAATACATCAGGGACCTCCAGTCTGTGCTGTGCACTGACTCTGGGGTGGCAGGAAAAGGTGTCACGGAGCCAAACCAAGCACCTAAAGCCACTAACAAACCAGCCCAGTTGTTGGAGACGATCTGA